AAAGAATTCCAACAGGTCCGAGAGAGGGGATTCAAAAAGGCCTTCTCGGGGAGGTTTTAGCAGGAGCGAAGGACGGGATTCCGAAAGGCCCGCCTTTGGCAAGCAGGCGCACAAGGCTGTCTGCGATAAATGCGGGACCACCTGCGAAGTTCCGTTTAGGCCTACCGGAAGTAAACCCATCTACTGCCAGGATTGTTTCAGGACAATGGGAGATTCCGAATCGCCGAGGCCAAGGCAGTTTGGAAAACGCGAATATCCCGGATCAAGGCGTCCTGACAATTTTAAAAAAAGCGAATATTCCGAATCAGCAAGGCCCGATCAATTCAAGAGGGAACTGGAGCAGATAAACTTCAAGCTGGATAAGATTTTAAGAGCACTGGAAGGCGAATAAACCTTATCCTATAACCAAAAAAGACTAAAGACAAGGCCCTCTCTCCCCAGATAAAAATCGTATTAAGCCAAGGAAGATTATATATTACTATCATCTTGATTAAAATATGGAATTAGTCACATCGCATGCTGAAAAGCAAATTTTTATAGTACCACCGATGCCCAGAGGGCGAAGGTGAAGGGTGAGACAAGGGTGGAGAGGGTCACGGCACCGGATGCAAGATCCGTATCGCCCCCTATTTCTTTTGCGAGTATGAACGATGTGAGGGCTGTCGGAGTAGCGAGAAGCACTATTGATGGCAGGATATCGCCCGGACCGATATTGAAGAATTTGCAATAGATGATGGCGGAACCAGGGAGCACAACAAGCTTGATAAAGGTGACGATGGCGGAAAGCTTAAATGATTTCTTCAGGGTATCGATAGAAATGGATGCGCCGATGATAAGAAGCGCCATAGGGAGAGCAATATTTCCTACAATCGTCATGCTCCTGAATATGATATCGGGAATGGGTATTTTACTGTAAAGAACAATAATCCCCGCAAAGGTTGCAAAGATAACGGGTGTTTTGATGATGGAGAGCAACGCTTTGGCTGCATTTTTGTGTGAATGGGCAGTCCAGGAGAGAATGGCGATGGAAAGGGAGTTATTGACAAGAATCAGGAAACCGATGAGGATACTCCCTCTTTTAAGCCCTTCATCTCCAAGCAGGTAAAACAGCACCGCGAGCCCTATATATGTCACGTTGCCATGAAAGGTGGTCTGGACAAAGCTTCCGAGCGTCCCTTTTTTCAACCCTCCGATAACCCCGATAAGGAGTGACAGGAGCATGATGGCCAGGGTAGGCAGGATAACTGAAAAAATATGCGTTGCCGATACATCTTTGATGTTTGACCTGACAATACCTGTGAATATGAGAAGGGGTAATGGAAAAAGAAAGACGAACCTGTTCGTCTCGGCGATAAACTGGCCCTTGAAAAATCCCTTTCTTTGAATAATGTAACCGAAGATAATGATAAGAAATATCGGTGCTATGGTTTCAATAACGGCCATGGTTTTTCGACTAACCTGTAACTCGTAACCCGTAACTTGCGGTCCGTTCCAAAAGAAGCTATTCCCTCAACATTCCATTCCACAATTCAAAAGAGGGGAATTCGGTGTGCCTTTCCTCTTTTGTGTAGAAGACCGCATAGGTCAGTGTCTTGTACCGGGAAAACATGCCATTATTTGAGGCAGTGATCCGTTCCCTCCACGTGCCCGTATTGACGTAGTATCTATGCTGACCTTCTGTAATTCCGAGGAAGGATACGTTTTCTGTATGCGTATGTCCATATACGACGTAAAGGGCTTCTTCCTTTTCGGCCATCTCTTCATAGCGCTGTTCACCGGTTTCAAGATGTGAAAAGGCTTTAAGAAGCTTTTCTGCCCAGCTTAATGGCAGGAATTTGAAGATGCGGAGCATATATTCCAGTTTGTCTGCATCATCAAAGAGGCTTGCCGTGTCATGCTTCTCTATCCAGCTTTCCACAAAGGGGATTTTGAAGAAACGATCAATAGTTTGCTCCGTTGCTTCCCTGATGCACCGGTTTATTTCTCCTTCGGGGTATGTTGATCTGAGATAATCGAAGACCCTCCACTGAGGCCTTATGTCTTCAACGCACCTGAGCTCATCTGCGAGTTCGGGGTACTGTTTCTTGATTTCAAAGGGAAGGCGTACAAAAAGCTCTGTGGTATTTACATCGCCAATAGGAACTCCTCCTCCCTCCTCGAAGTTATACGTATCATATTCGTGGCCATGCCTTATCTTGACCCCATAACTACTGTTTTCATATGAAGCATCTAATATTGAAATGTTTCCAAGGCGCTTGTCGAGAATGCCTTTATAGTCATCTATCTCAACAAGCATCCTGTCGTGGTTGCCGGGGATGATATATATTTTTACAGGGACGGGATGAAACATATCCTCTACCTGTCTGATAATTGCGAGGCTTGACTCATTCTCATTGAGAATCTTTTCGAGAATAACCTTCGGGTGGATCAGGGACCCCTGACCCCTGGTCCCTGATCCTTGATTTTCTTCTGCCCATGGTTTTTCCCCGTCCTCCACTGTCATCCAGTACTCGCTGCGGAGAAGGTCAAAGGTGTCACCGGCAAAGACAATGATCAGTTCTTTGAATTCATCCCTCAACCCCCGTTTGATATGATCGAAAAAATGTTCAAAGGCACGGTGCGATATGTTGTGTGAAGATGAACCGTCGGAAAAGTGCAGATCGCTGATAACAATAAGCATATAACCTTTTAACATGCTTATGAAAGAGGTTGCAATAACTTTCAGCTTGACTTTAGGCTTCTATTTTACTATATTTATCTGTTTTTTGGAGGTGTTAAATGGGACTTGGAATTCTTGGAAAGAAACTTGGAATGACTCAAATATTTCACGGAGACGGAAGTATTGTGCCGGTTACGGTCATACAGGCAGGACCATGCTATGTTGTCCAGAAGAAGACCGCAGAAAAAGAAGGATACAATGCTGTTCAATTAGGTTTTGAAGAGATAAAAAAGGCAAATCGTGTCAATAAACCCCTGACAGGCCATTTTAAAAAGGCAAATACCCCGCCTACGAGTTTTCTTAAAGAATTCAGGGTGAACGTTGAAGAAGTTGATGCAAACGAAGTGGGTTCACAGATTTCCGTGGAAATGTTTGAGATCGGTGAGTTTGTGGATGTGACTGGAACATCAAAAGGGAAGGGATTTGCCGGTGTCATGAAACGGCATGGTTTTGCCGGGGCTCCTGCATCCCATGGTGCTCACGAGTATTTCAGGCACGGCGGTTCGATCGGTCAGAATATGACACCTGGAAGGACAATGAAAGGGAAGAAGATGCCCGGTCATATGGGTAACAGCAGGGTGACGGTTCAGAGCCTTAAGGTGGTAGAGGTGAGGAGTGACAGCAATATCCTCATGATTGAAGGGGCAATCCCCGGACCCAATAACGGGTATGTCATCATCAACAAGGCAGTAAAGAAGAGCAAGTAACTCAATATTCTTATCCGGCTTATTCACAAAAAATTAATAGATTCGGAAGATAAGAAGGCAAGCACGACTGCCTTCTTATCTTCTGTCGTTTCTATTGACAATAAAAGCCCCAGCATATAGATTATCTTTATGTTTACCCTCTACGTGAAAGACGTTTTTTCAGCAGCTCACAGGTTAGAGAATTACCACGGAAAATGTGAAGAACTTCACGGTCATAATTTTTTCGTTGAAGCCATTTTCAGTGGGGAGACATTGGGCAGCGATGGCATGCTTGTGGATTTTAAAGTTCTCAAACAGTATGTAAAAAATATATTGAACATATTAGACCACAAATTTATAAACGAGATACCTTTTTTTCGTGAAAGGGCAAGCTCATCCGAATATATTGCAGTGTTTATATTCCAGGAATTGAAGAGTGTCATAAAAGAGAAAAATGTTTCCCTGAGAGAAGTGAAGGTCTGGGAATCAGAGAATGCCTATGCAGCATATGGGGAATGAGAAAAACATGATCGATGTACAGAATATGCACGACCCGAGACAGATAGAAATCGATAAAGTCGGTGTAAAAAATGTAAAATACCCCATTATGGTTTTTGATAAAATAAACGGCTTTCAACATACCGTTGCTACGATTGATATGTATGTGAATCTCCAGCACAACTACAAAGGGACGCATATGAGCAGGTTTGTTGAAATCCTCCATGAGAATAAAAGCATGATCAATATGAAGAATTTCCCGAATATTTTGAGGGAGATAAAAAACAAATTAAACGCAGATGCTTCTCATCTGGAGGTCCGGTTCCCCTATTTTATAAAAAAAGAGGCTCCTGTAACGAAAACCCCAAGCTATCTCGAATACCAGTGCGGTGTTCTCGGACACATGGACGGTTCCGGCGAGATGAGAGAGTTTATTGTCTCTGTGACTGTTCCCGTTAACACCCTCTGTCCATGCTCAAAAGAAATAAGTGAACAAGGGGCGCATAACCAGAGAGGTATTGTAAAAGTTGATGTTAAATTTAAAAAGTTTTTCTGGATAGAAGATTTGATTAATATTATTGAAGGATGCGCAAGCAGTGATATATACTCTATACTCAAAAGAGAGGATGAAAAGTTTGTAACGGAAAGGGCCTTTGCAAACCCGAAATTCGTTGAGGATGTGGTGAGGGATATTGCTGAAATACTCAAAGGAGATCCTAATTTCACGTGGTTTGCCATTGAAGCGGAGAACTTTGAAAGTATCCATAATCACAGTGCATACGCCTGTCTTGAAAGGAAAAAATAAAGGAGGGTATTTATGAAAAAAAGTGTTGTTTTATTCATTATTATGCTTTTTATCGTTTCAGGATGTGCGTATTTCGATAAGGGTACTGCCAAAGAAGAACCTGTCCAGCCCAAATTTGAACAGTTAAACCAGGCCTATCATGGGTTCCCTGATGTGCCGGTGCCAAAAGAGCTAAGACTGATAAATGAAAAGAGCTTTGTTTATGAAGCGGCCAATATGAGGGCGGGGGTGCTTGTTCTCAGAGGAAACGTGGATTTGCAGTCTCTGGAAAACTACTTCAAAAGCAATATGATAAAAAATGGCTGGAAATTTGTGAACAGTTTTAAATCTAAGGAAGTTGCACTAAACTTCACGAAGGAAGACAAAACGTGTCATATAAAAATGATAAAGGAGTCGTTTGATGCTGAAGTGGAAATATGGGTAGGCTCCTCTACTTCAACGGTACCTTCTGCTTCAACAGAAAAAGGAACATCGCAAAAAGGAAATGTATTCAAATAAATGGGTTAAGATTCATATAATTGAGAGCATCTTTGAGATGGATATAATCAAGGATGCTCTCGAAAAGGATGGCATTGAATATAGTCTTAAGGAGTATAAAGACACAGCATATGATGGTCTTTTCGTTCTGCAGAAAGGATATGCAGCACTTTTTGTAAAAGAAAAAGACAGGGAAACTGCAATGGTAACTGTTAATCGTATAAAATCATTACCCTATGTGGCATTTTCAAAAGATTGACCTCGTAACATTCCTTTCAAATTTTCGGTTTGTAACATACGTTGGTTCCGGCGGGAAAACAGCATTTATAGAATTGTGTGCCCGGGGGTTATCGAGGAGAGGAAAAAGCGTAGCCATTACAACGACAACAAAGATATTTGCGAGGGAGCCATACGTGTTGGCCGAAGACGGTGCTGAATGGACGAAAAACCTGGGATTCATGAGAATTGGAAAAACTATGAGCCAGGGGAAACTGACAGGGCTGGAATTTGATGAAATTGAAAGGCTGGGGAGCGTATACGATTTCGTTCTCACTGAAGCGGATGGCGCAAAAGGCAAACCCATGAAATTTCCTGCACCCTATGAGCCTGTTATACCCCCCTTTTCAGAAATGATATGTGTTCTATGCGGACTTGATGGACTTTTGGGCAGAGTCGACGAAAAGGTTTTTCGGTGGGAGCTCTTTAGTCAAGCTACCGGCATAGATGGTACTGCCCCTGTTACCCCCCAGGTTTTTTTACGATTTTTTTCGGGTGATACCCTTTTAAAGGGCGTTGACATTGAAAGGTGTACGGTAGTTCTAAACAAATATGATGTGTTGCGGGACAGAGGTTTGGCATTGGAATTAGCAAAAGAGATAATACAAAAAACAGGGGTTCAGAACGTTATTATTGCAAGCTCTTTTTTTAATGTTTTTTACATGGTGCGTAAAATATAAAGCAGTCTTGTTACGATCCTTATGATTTGTGTTTTTTCACTATTCACTATATACTATTCACTATTCACTGTATTACAATGATTTGGCTTGATTTTTAAAGGTAGATTCATTTAATTAGCCCATATGGACCTGGAAAAAAGCAAAATATTATCTAAAACGCTTGCAGATATATACCTTGAACAGGGTTATATCGAAAAGGCGATTGAGATATACGAAAAGCTCTCAAAGAGAGAACCGGAGGATACCTTCTATAAACAGAGGCTTTCATCTCTGAAAAAAGAGTTAAAAGAAAAGGGTAAACCTCAGGGGTTTAAAAAAATCTTACAGAAAAAATTATGGTAGATAAGAGATGAAACAGGGCAGGATTGATAAGGTTTTCAGTCTCCTCGTCAATAATGAGTTGGATGCATGTATCCTGAAAGGGATGGATAATATCTTTTACCTGACCGGGTTCAGGGGTTCCGAAGGGACTCTCGTCGTGACTAAGGGTGATGTGCTGCTCCTGACGGATTTCAGATACATTACCTATGCACAAGAGGTTACGAAAGACGTTAAGGTAATGGAATTAAACCGGAGGGGAAACCTCCTTGAAGAGATTTGCAAGAAATACAGTATTAAAAAAATGGGTTTTGACAGTCTTCATGCAACATACTTCATATATAGCAGATGGAGAGATGCTGTTCAGGGTGTTGATTTTATTCCTATGGATAATGAAATCGAAGGAATACGGAAGTGTAAAGAACCTGAGGAAATAGATGCAATAATGAAGGCGGTGAATATCTCAACGGAAGCTTTTGCGGATGTTTTTGAAAAGATCTGTCCGGGAAAGACGGAAAGGGAAATTGCCAATGAGATTGATTATGCCATGAGAAGGTTGGGGGCAGATTGCCCTTCCTTTGATACTATAGTTGCATCGGGCGTAAGAACTGCCCTGCCTCATGCAATTCCCACGGACAAGAAAATCAAGAAGGGGGAGACGGTCATTATTGATTTTGGTGCCCGGGTTGACGGTTACTGTAGTGACGAAACGTGTACGGTCTCGATGGGTGAAACGAATGGAAAATTAAGAGAAATTTTCACGATCGTTGATGATGCGAGAAGACTTGGATTGGAAAAGGCGAGGCCAGGTATTTCAATTAAAGAGTTGGACATGATTGTAAGAGGGTTTATTGATGATGCAGGATATGGAGAATATTTCAGGCATGGAGTCGGTCATGGAATCGGGATAGCAGTCCATGAAGCACCTGCCATAAATAATACGGGAGAAGGTGTTCTCGAAGAGAATATGGTCATTACTATTGAGCCGGGTATCTATTTGCCTCATGCGGGCGGGGTTCGGCTTGAGGATATGTTGCTTATTACGGAGAACAGTGTGAAGGTGCTTACAAGTATCAGGAAGGATATGCTGAGTATTAGCGTATAGCATAGAGCAGAGAGAAAATGCGCAAGCCTTAATCCTGCTGGAGGCAAGGACAAACACGCATTGCGAAACCGGTCTCGCAAAAAGGCAAATTCCAAATAACAATATCCAAACTGTTTGTGATTTGGAAGATTGGTCAATTGGAATTTGAAGTTTAATAATGGGAGGATATAATGATAGTTGCCACATCAGAATTTAGAAAGGGTCTCAGACTCCTCTGGGAAAATGAGCCGTTTGTGATTGTTGAATTCCAGCACGTTAAACCAGGAAAAGGAGCCGCCTTTGTCAAGACACGCATAAAGAGTCTTATTACGGGCAATGTTCTCGATATGACATACAGGTCCGGCGATAAATTTGAGGTGCCGGAACTTGAAGAGAAAGACATGCAGTTCCTTTACAAGGAGGGCGACAAATACCATTTCATGGATACGAGTACGTATGATCAACTATACATCGATGAGGAGCAACTCGGTAATGCAAAGAATTACTTGAAAGAGGGTATTGTCATTGATGTTCTTTTCTATAAGGGGAGAACAATCGGGGTGGAGATTCAAAATTTTGTTGAGCTTCTCATCGTGCAGACAGAGCCGGGGGCAAAGGGAGATACTGCTCAGAATGCCACAAAACCTGCTCTGCTGGAAACGGGGTATACGATACAGGTTCCGTTATTTGTTAATGAAGGGGACAAGGTGAAGATAGACACAAGGACAGGCCAGTACATGGAACGCGTGAAATAGGAAAGAAATATGCTGATAACGTTTGAAGGCATAGAGGGCAGCGGTAAATCGACACAAATAGTGCTTTTATACAATTATCTGAAGGAAAAGGGATTCGATGTCGTCAAAACGCGTGAACCTGGCGGGACAGTATTCGGAGAAGACTTGCGAAAGGTTTTTCTCCAACAGGATGTCCATATTTTCCCCTTATCAGAGCTCCTTGTGTTTATGGCAATGCGCGCACAGCTCGTTGAGGAGCTTATCATGCCGGCGCTTCAGGACGGCAAAATAGTTCTGTGTGACAGGTTTGTGGATGCTTCATACGCATATCAGGGGTATGGGAGGGGTATCGATCTCGGCATTATCGAGACTCTGAACAGGCTTGTCACGAAAGGTATCAGGCCAAACCTTACCGTTGTTCTGGACTGCAATGTGAGCGAGGGATTCAAGAGAAAGGCAGCCAACGGATTCTCTATGGACAGATTTGAGAAAGAGGAAGCCACCTTTCACAGGAAGATTAAAAGATCATATTTGAAGCTTTCAAAGGAAGACCCGAAGAGATTTTTTGTTGTGGATGGGAAAAAACGGGTTGACGATATACATATGCTGATAAGGGATAAGGTTGAACAACTTTTAAAAAATCATGGGATTTGACAGCATTATCGGCCACGAAAAACAGAAAAGTATGCTCCTCTCCCTGCTGGAGAAGGAACGTCTGCCCCATGCATTTCTTTTTTCCGGCCCGGAAGGGATCGGGAAAAAGAAGGTTGTTTTAGAATTCGCAAAGCACATTCTCTGCGATAAGGGCTTTGCCTGCGGCGTATGTCGCCCCTGCATTAAAATTGACCGTGGCAGCCATCCGGATATTTTACAGGTTGGAAATGAGGAGTCAATAGGAATAGAACAATCAAGAAGCATAAGCAAGGAAGTATACGAATATCCCTACGAAAGCCAGAGACGTATAATTATTATTGACAATGCAGAAAGAATGACCCGTGAAGCAAAAAACGCACTGTTGAAGACCCTTGAAGAGCCGCCGTCATTCAATATCTTTTTTCTTACAACACCATCAGAAAGGGATATCCCTCTCACCATACGGTCACGCTGTATGAGGCTCGTCTTTAGTCCACTCCACAGGGAACAACTCAAAGAATACTTTAAAAGCACTTTACTTGTGAACAACGAGAAAGCGGAACTGCTCTCATATATTTCACATGGGAGTATTGGAAGCGGGCTTTTCTGGACAATGGAAGAAAATTTTTCATTACGGAGAAAGATAGCGGAATTGGTGCTTGGTAAAAATAAAAGCTTCTTAAGGGCAAGCGTGATTGCAGAGAAGGTTGCAAAAAACCAGAGAGAAATGACCATGTTTCTCTCGTTCATTCTTTCGCTTTACAGGGATATATATTGTGTACGCGAGTGTGGTGATACTGCGATGATTGTTAACAAGGATATACGGGAACTTTTAGAATGGGAAAAGATCAATTTGGTCAGGATAAATACCTCGATACAAAGAATAGAGCATACCATTAATCTTTTGCGGTATAATGTAAACAAGTGGCTTATTTTTGAAAATTTAATGTTACGTTTAATGGAGTCAGCATGAAGATGTGCAGCGTAAGGATTGATAAATTAACAGGTATAGTAGAAATGGAAGCATCTGAAGATATAAAAGCCGGTGATTATATAGTCAGTGAGCTTGATAAGGGTGTTTGTCTCGGCGTTGTTATTACTGAGCCGGAGGAAACAAAAAAAACAGGGCTGAAAAAGGTAACGAGGAAGGCCACTGAAGAGGAAATCAAGGAATATATCTCTCTGAAAGAAAAAGAGCAGTACACCTTTGATTTCTGTAGAAAGAAGATCCAGGAAATGCATCTGCCCATGAAATTACTGTGGGCCGAATACCTTTTTGGCGGCACAAAGCTTCTTTTTTACTTTGTCTCGGAAAGCAGGGTAGATTTTCGAGAGCTTGTAAAAGAGCTCGCCAAGGAATTCAAGGTAAGAATAGAATTGAGGCAGGTCGGTGTCAGGGATGAGGCAAAGATTATAGGGGGACTTGGAAATTGTGGAAATGTTTGTTGTTGCAGGAAGTTTTTAAATAATTTTTCTATTGTGTCCATTAAAATGGTGAAAGAACAGAGTCTTGCATTAAATCCTGCAAAAATATCAGGAATTTGCGGAAGGCTTATGTGTTGTCTCTCCTTTGAATACGATATGTACGCTGATTATAAAAAGAATTTTCCAAAAGTAGGGAAGAGGGTGACGATACCGCAGGGTGAGGGAAAAGTTGTAAAACACAACACATTAAGTTCAACGTTAATCATTGAGCTCGACGACGGAAAGCAAGTTGCTGTAGGGCTGAAGGACATAAAAACAGGGTGAATGATGCTTGTTCAAACCAATAGAACATACATTGCGGAGTTAATATATGAGTAAAAAATATTACATCACCACCCCCATCTATTACATTAATGATGTACCCCATATAGGTCATGCCTACACCACTGTGGCTGCCGACATAATGGCCCGGTATAAGAGGATATGCGGATATGATGTATTCTTTCTGACGGGGGCAGACGAGCATGGGCAGAAGGTCGAAAAGGCAGCGGAACTGCAGGGCATTTCCCCCCGCGAACTTGCCGACAGAACGGTGCACCGGTTTATCGACCTCTGGAAGGTGCTCAACATTTCTAATACCGGATTTGTAAGAACGACAGAAGAGAAGCACAAAAAGGTTGTTCGATATATCTTTCAAAAGGTTTTCGAGAAGGGAGATATTTATCTCGGGGCGTATGAAGACTGGTATTGCGTACCCTGTGAGAGTTATTTTACAGATTTGCAGTTGCATGATGGGATACACTGCCCTGATTGTCATAGGCCCACTGAAAAGTTGAAAGAAGAAAGCTATTTCTTCAAATTGTCTCAGTATGGAGACAAATTACTCAAGCTTTTAGAGGAACAGAAAGATTTTGTTATGCCGGAAGCCCGTTACAACGAAGTAGCGAGTTTCGTGAAAGGCGGTTTACGGGATTTAAGCGTGAGCAGGACGAGCTTCACGTGGGGCATTCCTGTACCCATGAA
The genomic region above belongs to Pseudomonadota bacterium and contains:
- the tmk gene encoding dTMP kinase, translated to MLITFEGIEGSGKSTQIVLLYNYLKEKGFDVVKTREPGGTVFGEDLRKVFLQQDVHIFPLSELLVFMAMRAQLVEELIMPALQDGKIVLCDRFVDASYAYQGYGRGIDLGIIETLNRLVTKGIRPNLTVVLDCNVSEGFKRKAANGFSMDRFEKEEATFHRKIKRSYLKLSKEDPKRFFVVDGKKRVDDIHMLIRDKVEQLLKNHGI
- the efp gene encoding elongation factor P, which codes for MIVATSEFRKGLRLLWENEPFVIVEFQHVKPGKGAAFVKTRIKSLITGNVLDMTYRSGDKFEVPELEEKDMQFLYKEGDKYHFMDTSTYDQLYIDEEQLGNAKNYLKEGIVIDVLFYKGRTIGVEIQNFVELLIVQTEPGAKGDTAQNATKPALLETGYTIQVPLFVNEGDKVKIDTRTGQYMERVK
- a CDS encoding aminopeptidase P family protein encodes the protein MKQGRIDKVFSLLVNNELDACILKGMDNIFYLTGFRGSEGTLVVTKGDVLLLTDFRYITYAQEVTKDVKVMELNRRGNLLEEICKKYSIKKMGFDSLHATYFIYSRWRDAVQGVDFIPMDNEIEGIRKCKEPEEIDAIMKAVNISTEAFADVFEKICPGKTEREIANEIDYAMRRLGADCPSFDTIVASGVRTALPHAIPTDKKIKKGETVIIDFGARVDGYCSDETCTVSMGETNGKLREIFTIVDDARRLGLEKARPGISIKELDMIVRGFIDDAGYGEYFRHGVGHGIGIAVHEAPAINNTGEGVLEENMVITIEPGIYLPHAGGVRLEDMLLITENSVKVLTSIRKDMLSISV
- a CDS encoding tetratricopeptide repeat protein is translated as MDLEKSKILSKTLADIYLEQGYIEKAIEIYEKLSKREPEDTFYKQRLSSLKKELKEKGKPQGFKKILQKKLW
- the holB gene encoding DNA polymerase III subunit delta'; the protein is MGFDSIIGHEKQKSMLLSLLEKERLPHAFLFSGPEGIGKKKVVLEFAKHILCDKGFACGVCRPCIKIDRGSHPDILQVGNEESIGIEQSRSISKEVYEYPYESQRRIIIIDNAERMTREAKNALLKTLEEPPSFNIFFLTTPSERDIPLTIRSRCMRLVFSPLHREQLKEYFKSTLLVNNEKAELLSYISHGSIGSGLFWTMEENFSLRRKIAELVLGKNKSFLRASVIAEKVAKNQREMTMFLSFILSLYRDIYCVRECGDTAMIVNKDIRELLEWEKINLVRINTSIQRIEHTINLLRYNVNKWLIFENLMLRLMESA
- the yqeC gene encoding selenium cofactor biosynthesis protein YqeC — encoded protein: MWHFQKIDLVTFLSNFRFVTYVGSGGKTAFIELCARGLSRRGKSVAITTTTKIFAREPYVLAEDGAEWTKNLGFMRIGKTMSQGKLTGLEFDEIERLGSVYDFVLTEADGAKGKPMKFPAPYEPVIPPFSEMICVLCGLDGLLGRVDEKVFRWELFSQATGIDGTAPVTPQVFLRFFSGDTLLKGVDIERCTVVLNKYDVLRDRGLALELAKEIIQKTGVQNVIIASSFFNVFYMVRKI
- the rplC gene encoding 50S ribosomal protein L3, which codes for MGLGILGKKLGMTQIFHGDGSIVPVTVIQAGPCYVVQKKTAEKEGYNAVQLGFEEIKKANRVNKPLTGHFKKANTPPTSFLKEFRVNVEEVDANEVGSQISVEMFEIGEFVDVTGTSKGKGFAGVMKRHGFAGAPASHGAHEYFRHGGSIGQNMTPGRTMKGKKMPGHMGNSRVTVQSLKVVEVRSDSNILMIEGAIPGPNNGYVIINKAVKKSK
- the queD gene encoding 6-carboxytetrahydropterin synthase QueD, yielding MFTLYVKDVFSAAHRLENYHGKCEELHGHNFFVEAIFSGETLGSDGMLVDFKVLKQYVKNILNILDHKFINEIPFFRERASSSEYIAVFIFQELKSVIKEKNVSLREVKVWESENAYAAYGE
- a CDS encoding AEC family transporter; protein product: MAVIETIAPIFLIIIFGYIIQRKGFFKGQFIAETNRFVFLFPLPLLIFTGIVRSNIKDVSATHIFSVILPTLAIMLLSLLIGVIGGLKKGTLGSFVQTTFHGNVTYIGLAVLFYLLGDEGLKRGSILIGFLILVNNSLSIAILSWTAHSHKNAAKALLSIIKTPVIFATFAGIIVLYSKIPIPDIIFRSMTIVGNIALPMALLIIGASISIDTLKKSFKLSAIVTFIKLVVLPGSAIIYCKFFNIGPGDILPSIVLLATPTALTSFILAKEIGGDTDLASGAVTLSTLVSPFTFALWASVVL
- the ricT gene encoding regulatory iron-sulfur-containing complex subunit RicT, giving the protein MKMCSVRIDKLTGIVEMEASEDIKAGDYIVSELDKGVCLGVVITEPEETKKTGLKKVTRKATEEEIKEYISLKEKEQYTFDFCRKKIQEMHLPMKLLWAEYLFGGTKLLFYFVSESRVDFRELVKELAKEFKVRIELRQVGVRDEAKIIGGLGNCGNVCCCRKFLNNFSIVSIKMVKEQSLALNPAKISGICGRLMCCLSFEYDMYADYKKNFPKVGKRVTIPQGEGKVVKHNTLSSTLIIELDDGKQVAVGLKDIKTG
- the folE2 gene encoding GTP cyclohydrolase FolE2, whose protein sequence is MIDVQNMHDPRQIEIDKVGVKNVKYPIMVFDKINGFQHTVATIDMYVNLQHNYKGTHMSRFVEILHENKSMINMKNFPNILREIKNKLNADASHLEVRFPYFIKKEAPVTKTPSYLEYQCGVLGHMDGSGEMREFIVSVTVPVNTLCPCSKEISEQGAHNQRGIVKVDVKFKKFFWIEDLINIIEGCASSDIYSILKREDEKFVTERAFANPKFVEDVVRDIAEILKGDPNFTWFAIEAENFESIHNHSAYACLERKK
- a CDS encoding metallophosphoesterase, which produces MLIVISDLHFSDGSSSHNISHRAFEHFFDHIKRGLRDEFKELIIVFAGDTFDLLRSEYWMTVEDGEKPWAEENQGSGTRGQGSLIHPKVILEKILNENESSLAIIRQVEDMFHPVPVKIYIIPGNHDRMLVEIDDYKGILDKRLGNISILDASYENSSYGVKIRHGHEYDTYNFEEGGGVPIGDVNTTELFVRLPFEIKKQYPELADELRCVEDIRPQWRVFDYLRSTYPEGEINRCIREATEQTIDRFFKIPFVESWIEKHDTASLFDDADKLEYMLRIFKFLPLSWAEKLLKAFSHLETGEQRYEEMAEKEEALYVVYGHTHTENVSFLGITEGQHRYYVNTGTWRERITASNNGMFSRYKTLTYAVFYTKEERHTEFPSFELWNGMLRE